A window of the Deltaproteobacteria bacterium genome harbors these coding sequences:
- a CDS encoding acyl-CoA dehydrogenase family protein → MGIDFELDKAQAQLRDMVRMFAKSQIRAQALKADRNHDHDRKFLKMINSMGLGGGAVPKELGGEGDGIGATAKKGERQANRMAVVGAEELAWGDPSLMLVMPGPGLGGPPLRSSGTPEQQAKYFGIFKDKNDIHWGAYGLTEPGAGSDVAGISTTCRKDGDYYVLNGTKCFITCGGRADWVIVFATIDKSQGRAGHRAFIVEKGTPGFSVLKIEKKLGLRASETAMLGFEECRIHKDNLLGGEDRYEKLAKGGFQTAMKTFDTTRPLVAAMANGIAQSALDTTRDFLVKNYELGRPVPRYAAIKEKLARMDRLVQASRYLTYHAVWMADLDLANTKEASACKAYSAKVGKEVTRDCLDLIRGHGCEEELLVEKAFRDIQVYDIFEGTGQVQKLIISRRLMPDIRID, encoded by the coding sequence ATGGGTATCGATTTTGAACTGGACAAGGCTCAGGCGCAGCTCCGCGACATGGTACGCATGTTTGCCAAATCGCAGATTCGTGCACAGGCGCTGAAGGCCGACCGCAATCATGATCATGACCGCAAGTTCCTCAAGATGATAAACTCGATGGGTCTTGGCGGCGGCGCCGTTCCCAAGGAACTGGGCGGTGAAGGGGATGGTATTGGCGCCACGGCGAAGAAGGGCGAACGGCAGGCCAATCGCATGGCCGTCGTTGGCGCCGAGGAACTCGCCTGGGGCGATCCGAGCCTCATGCTGGTCATGCCGGGGCCGGGCCTCGGCGGCCCGCCGCTCCGTTCATCGGGGACGCCGGAACAGCAGGCCAAATACTTTGGTATCTTCAAGGACAAGAACGATATTCACTGGGGTGCCTATGGTCTTACCGAACCGGGGGCCGGATCCGACGTTGCCGGCATCTCGACGACCTGCCGCAAGGATGGCGACTACTATGTCCTTAACGGGACAAAGTGCTTCATCACCTGTGGCGGCCGCGCCGACTGGGTGATCGTGTTCGCCACGATTGACAAGTCGCAGGGACGCGCAGGTCACCGGGCATTTATTGTCGAGAAGGGTACGCCGGGATTCTCGGTGCTCAAGATCGAAAAGAAGCTGGGCCTGCGTGCCTCGGAAACAGCAATGCTCGGATTCGAGGAGTGCCGGATTCACAAGGACAACCTTCTTGGCGGAGAGGACCGCTACGAAAAACTCGCCAAGGGCGGTTTCCAGACGGCAATGAAAACCTTCGATACTACCCGCCCGCTCGTGGCGGCGATGGCCAATGGCATCGCCCAGTCGGCACTGGACACCACCCGTGATTTCCTGGTGAAGAACTATGAACTCGGCCGTCCGGTTCCACGCTATGCCGCGATCAAGGAGAAGCTTGCCCGCATGGACCGGCTGGTTCAGGCGAGCCGTTACCTCACCTATCACGCGGTGTGGATGGCCGATCTCGACCTGGCGAATACCAAGGAGGCTTCGGCCTGCAAGGCATATTCGGCAAAAGTGGGCAAGGAAGTCACTCGTGACTGCCTGGACCTGATCCGCGGGCACGGTTGCGAGGAAGAACTTCTCGTGGAAAAGGCCTTCCGTGACATCCAGGTCTATGACATCTTCGAGGGGACCGGACAGGTCCAGAAGCTGATTATTAGCCGCAGGCTGATGCCCGATATCCGAATTGACTGA
- a CDS encoding acyl-CoA dehydrogenase family protein has protein sequence MAISFELTDEQKQMQETARKFAVDRIRGKGDKEYVYRECEMHKAIPDKIRKDYVENGFPLVDFPEDLGGLAQGTVTRAIVEEEIAWGDAGMALGLDGPGLGAQVILELGSAAQKKTYLGNAGDPSCRIALAISEKALDDDTFGNMATTVKGDVISGEKRWVYGARDAKLFVVIAKTGSAPDASDLRAFVVEAGAAGLAVGAPVEKCGLRTIECCNVKLENVKGVALEGTDIQKALTRLRILIAARLVGVSTASADYAAKYAQERPAFGKMIGQFQSVAFMVADAFTETNSARWLVWKAAALFDKGLDARLAALQALAHAADVSVRVANDCVQVLGGAGFIEDYPAEKWLRDSRQLGVLLGSIGLNDAAAADIIVPVKN, from the coding sequence ATGGCGATCAGCTTTGAACTGACCGACGAACAGAAGCAGATGCAGGAGACGGCACGCAAGTTTGCTGTGGACCGTATCCGGGGCAAGGGCGACAAGGAGTACGTTTACCGCGAATGCGAAATGCACAAGGCCATTCCGGACAAGATCCGGAAGGACTATGTCGAGAACGGTTTCCCGCTCGTCGATTTTCCCGAAGATCTCGGTGGTCTTGCACAGGGAACGGTCACTCGCGCAATCGTTGAGGAAGAGATCGCCTGGGGCGATGCCGGTATGGCACTGGGTCTCGACGGCCCCGGCCTTGGTGCACAGGTAATTCTGGAACTGGGCTCGGCGGCCCAGAAGAAAACGTATCTTGGCAATGCGGGCGATCCGTCCTGCCGGATTGCGCTGGCCATCTCGGAAAAGGCCCTTGATGACGACACGTTTGGCAACATGGCAACGACCGTCAAGGGCGATGTCATCAGTGGCGAGAAGCGCTGGGTATACGGCGCCAGGGACGCGAAACTGTTTGTTGTGATTGCCAAGACCGGATCGGCCCCCGACGCGAGCGACCTGAGGGCTTTCGTTGTGGAAGCGGGCGCAGCAGGCCTGGCGGTCGGCGCACCGGTTGAGAAGTGCGGTCTCCGCACCATCGAGTGCTGCAACGTGAAGCTCGAGAACGTAAAGGGCGTGGCTCTGGAAGGAACCGATATCCAGAAGGCACTGACCCGGCTCCGGATTCTCATTGCCGCACGGCTCGTTGGCGTCTCGACCGCTTCGGCTGACTATGCCGCCAAATACGCCCAGGAGCGGCCGGCCTTCGGCAAGATGATCGGGCAGTTCCAGTCGGTTGCTTTCATGGTTGCCGATGCCTTTACCGAGACGAACTCGGCCCGCTGGCTGGTCTGGAAGGCCGCAGCCCTGTTCGACAAGGGACTGGATGCACGGCTTGCGGCTTTGCAGGCACTGGCTCACGCGGCCGACGTGTCGGTGCGGGTGGCCAACGACTGCGTGCAGGTGCTCGGCGGCGCTGGTTTCATTGAGGACTATCCGGCAGAAAAATGGCTGCGCGATTCGCGCCAGCTTGGCGTCCTGCTCGGGTCCATTGGCCTCAATGATGCAGCCGCGGCCGATATCATCGTGCCGGTGAAAAACTGA
- the rimO gene encoding 30S ribosomal protein S12 methylthiotransferase RimO, with amino-acid sequence MRAGGRPGRVCPVRYAVLSLSARSSPALGPKKIFLQSLGCPKNLVDSEVMLGLLRRRGFEVARSEDEAQIVVVNTCSFIASAKQESIDTIVELGRLKKEGACEKLLVTGCLPQNFRGEDMSAALPEVDRFLGTGEFARIADAIDDLYGGQLELPAIGDPEATFESYSTREISGRPWTAFLKIAEGCNRTCSFCIIPQLRGAQRSRPVADIMAEAVRLAENGCVEINLIAQDLTSYGEDLPGRPTLARLLRELVQVDGIRWIRLLYNYPDKFTPELVSLLASEKKLVSYLDMPLQHADDTILKNMRRNTRERTVRDLMTRLRGEIPDLVLRTVFIVGFPGETDEQFDKLIDFVEEYGFDRMGAFTYSREENTPAGQMENQVPENVKKRRLARLMRVQQGIARARSKALVGRTLDVIVEGSHPESEHLMTGRTSGMAPDIDGQVHIAGIQSKDYGDHIQELDPARFTGRIVPVRITAADVYDLVGEILV; translated from the coding sequence ATGCGGGCCGGTGGCAGGCCTGGCCGGGTTTGCCCGGTGAGGTATGCCGTCTTGTCCCTTTCTGCCCGAAGCTCTCCTGCCCTGGGGCCGAAGAAAATATTCCTCCAGAGTCTTGGGTGCCCGAAGAATCTCGTGGATTCGGAGGTCATGCTGGGGCTGCTGCGCCGCCGCGGTTTCGAAGTGGCCCGGTCCGAAGATGAAGCGCAGATTGTTGTTGTGAACACCTGCAGTTTCATCGCCTCGGCCAAGCAGGAGTCGATCGATACCATCGTCGAGTTGGGGCGTCTCAAGAAAGAGGGTGCCTGCGAAAAGCTCCTTGTTACCGGCTGTCTGCCCCAGAATTTCCGTGGCGAAGACATGTCTGCCGCGCTTCCTGAAGTGGACCGCTTTCTCGGTACGGGCGAGTTCGCCCGCATTGCCGATGCCATCGATGATCTTTATGGCGGTCAGCTCGAACTGCCGGCCATCGGAGATCCGGAGGCGACATTTGAGAGCTACTCGACGCGTGAAATTTCCGGCCGCCCGTGGACGGCTTTCCTCAAGATCGCCGAGGGGTGTAACCGCACCTGCAGTTTCTGCATCATTCCGCAGCTTCGCGGCGCGCAGCGCTCAAGGCCTGTTGCGGATATCATGGCCGAGGCGGTGCGGCTCGCGGAGAATGGCTGTGTCGAGATCAATCTCATTGCCCAGGATCTGACGTCATATGGGGAGGATCTCCCCGGCCGGCCCACGCTGGCCCGGTTGCTGCGCGAACTGGTCCAGGTGGACGGAATCCGGTGGATACGGCTCCTTTACAACTATCCGGACAAGTTCACTCCGGAGCTGGTATCGCTGCTCGCATCGGAGAAAAAGCTTGTCAGCTATCTGGATATGCCGCTCCAGCATGCCGATGACACGATCCTGAAAAACATGCGCCGCAACACACGCGAGCGTACTGTCCGTGATCTCATGACGCGCCTGCGGGGCGAGATTCCGGACCTCGTGCTCCGGACGGTATTTATTGTGGGCTTTCCGGGCGAGACGGACGAACAGTTCGACAAGCTCATCGATTTCGTCGAGGAGTATGGTTTCGACCGCATGGGCGCGTTCACCTATTCAAGGGAGGAAAACACTCCTGCCGGCCAGATGGAAAACCAGGTGCCCGAGAACGTGAAGAAGCGTCGGCTGGCGCGGCTCATGCGCGTGCAGCAGGGGATCGCCCGTGCCCGGTCGAAGGCGCTTGTGGGACGAACTCTCGACGTCATTGTCGAGGGGTCGCATCCCGAGAGCGAGCATCTGATGACCGGCCGCACTTCGGGTATGGCTCCCGATATCGACGGCCAGGTTCACATTGCCGGTATCCAGTCAAAGGATTATGGCGACCACATCCAGGAACTCGATCCCGCAAGATTTACCGGGCGTATCGTCCCGGTTCGCATCACTGCCGCTGATGTCTATGACCTTGTGGGTGAGATTCTCGTGTAA
- a CDS encoding PilZ domain-containing protein: MKTDNHRRHERHPVSIPLVFRDAVELRQEYTENISRSGMFVKTGRLLEHGDMVTLTIEIPDTHEKLEVDGYVEFHRQPDAKHAEGVGIQFIAISPDGWKALERYLDRLDQRH; encoded by the coding sequence ATGAAAACAGATAATCACCGGCGCCATGAACGGCACCCGGTATCCATACCGCTGGTGTTCCGTGACGCGGTCGAACTGCGGCAGGAATACACTGAAAATATTTCCCGAAGCGGCATGTTCGTCAAAACCGGCCGCCTGCTGGAACACGGCGACATGGTGACGCTTACCATCGAGATTCCCGATACTCATGAGAAGCTCGAAGTCGACGGCTATGTCGAGTTCCACCGGCAGCCCGACGCCAAGCACGCTGAAGGCGTGGGCATCCAGTTTATTGCCATCTCTCCCGATGGCTGGAAAGCGCTTGAAAGATATCTGGACCGGCTGGACCAGCGGCACTAG
- a CDS encoding PilZ domain-containing protein codes for MALNTRIYPRHQVRIEVRYRITGGASSAATFDISRGGLFLETSQKFTTGQALTLEISLPGKGLVLDIPARVIHSHTGTRKGAGIEFGPLPARDRRLLDDYIAQLAEAVEGTKTY; via the coding sequence ATGGCGCTGAATACCCGAATCTATCCCCGGCATCAGGTCCGGATCGAGGTCCGTTACCGAATTACGGGCGGCGCATCGTCTGCCGCCACCTTTGATATCTCGCGAGGGGGTCTCTTTCTGGAAACCTCCCAGAAGTTCACTACCGGACAGGCACTTACGCTGGAAATCTCCCTGCCGGGAAAGGGACTGGTCCTGGATATCCCCGCCCGGGTGATTCACAGCCATACCGGCACCCGAAAGGGGGCCGGGATCGAGTTTGGCCCGCTCCCGGCCCGGGACCGGCGGCTTCTGGACGACTATATTGCCCAGCTTGCCGAAGCAGTCGAAGGGACAAAAACTTACTAA